The following coding sequences lie in one Crassostrea angulata isolate pt1a10 chromosome 10, ASM2561291v2, whole genome shotgun sequence genomic window:
- the LOC128166617 gene encoding WW domain-binding protein 2-like, whose amino-acid sequence MSINTAHAQGGVLIFAGERILLYCDDVELGFDGNNQPEFKGHKKGRLYLTTHRVIFNAASSKESMQSFSMPFFCMREIELEQPIFGANYIKGRINAEQGGKWQGSVKIKMWFTAGGAIEFGQAMLRAGQLASRYMQAQQPPAYTPPQGPVYQAPPPMYTPQYGNYNWVPFNTFPNAPPAQQVYMTESPPPYPGIEPTAPPQPMNGHPQESAADAKAREAAGSSYYNPSAPHNVYMPQQQPYGAPPSYSDVVDKKNQ is encoded by the exons atgtcaattaATACGGCACATGCCCAAGGTGGAGTTCTTATATTTGCCGGAGAACG GATTTTGTTGTATTGTGATGATGTGGAATTGGGATTCGATGGAAATAATCAACCAGAGTTTAAAGGTCACAAGAAAGGCCGTCTGTACCTCACCACTCATCGG GTGATTTTCAATGCTGCCAGTAGCAAGGAATCCATGCAGTCCTTTAGCATGCCTTTCTTCTGTATGCGGGAAATTGAGCTAGAGCAGCCCATATTTGGGGCCAACTACATCAAAGGAAGAATTAATGCAGAGCAAGGAG GGAAGTGGCAGGGGTCAGTAAAGATCAAGATGTGGTTCACTGCGGGAGGAGCCATAGAGTTTGGACAGGCCATGTTACGAGCCGGACAGCTTG CCTCGCGGTACATGCAGGCCCAGCAGCCACCAGCTTACACCCCACCCCAGGGGCCGGTCTACCAGGCACCTCCCCCCATGTACACCCCTCAGTACGGCAACTACAACTGGGTCCCATTCAATACATTCCCTAACGCCCCGCCAG CCCAGCAGGTGTACATGACAGAGTCGCCTCCCCCTTATCCTGGCATTGAGCCCACAGCCCCACCCCAGCCAATGAACGGCCACCCCCAGGAGTCAGCAGCAG ATGCCAAAGCCCGAGAGGCTGCTGGCTCATCCTACTACAATCCCTCAGCGCCCCACAATGTTTACATGCCCCAGCAGCAGCCCTATGGGGCTCCACCCTCCTACTCAGATGTTGTTGACAAGAAAAATCAGTAG